The DNA region CCAGCTAAGAATGACGATCTTCAATCAAATCATAACCAACCCTCTTGGAGGCAGTTTCGTAAGCAAAGCAAGGTATTGGGATTGTAATTATTTACCTATTGAACAAAATGTTTCTAGAAGAAGCCAAACTTAACTGCTTAACTAAAGAAAATCGTGAAGTCACCTAAAATTTGAGCACTCTATTTCAAGAAAAACACTCTCTCTTGAGTCACTCTCATAAATATCCTATAGACCAATTTACATAATATGATGTCTTGGAAAAGTGAACCTCTATTTAAATTAGCAATATTCATATTATTAGGATATTTAGGCAATGTTATTAACATGCCTCTATTTTTTGGCGTTGACTTTATCTTTGGTAGTATTTTTACACTGCTCATCACTCAAGTATATGGTGTGACTTGGGGGTGTCTTAGCACCTTTATAGTGAGCCTTCACACTATTGCACTCTGGGGACATCCCTATGCTGTCATTATCTTCACGCTAGAAGCATTCTTTATCGGTATAAAAAATCAAAAAAAAGAAAAAAATCTACTTCTCATTGATAGCCTATATTGGATTTGTATTGGCATCCCCTTAGTCTTAATATTCTATGGGCTAATTATCAAAATCTCTACCCAATCTGTTTTGCTAATTATGCTCAAACAGGCTATCAATGGAATTTTCAATGCTCTGATAGCCAGTCTCCTTTTAACGTATACACCTTTAAATTCTTATTTATTTACTGGGACTGAGCCTAAAAAAATTCGATTTCAGCATCAATTACTTAGCCTATTAGTTTGCTGTATTATTTTGCCTGCTCAGATCTTAATGATTGTATATAGTCGTCAAGTGATGGCAAATATTCAAACAGAAATCCCTGAAAAATTACAGTTAGTTTCAGCACAGGTAACGGAAGAATTACAAGATTTTGATTCCAATAGAAAATTTCTGCTAAGCCAAATATCAAGTATCTTAACCGATTCAAAATACGACTTGAATCAGACTGAAAGAATAAACCTAATTCAATCTATTAAGCCTCAAACAGTAGAACTTCAAATCAATAAAGAGACTGCATTAAAAAACACAGACTCTTTATTTTTAGATTGGAGTGAACAGACAAAAAGAGATGGCACAGAAAAAACTGATATTGAAATCATTAACCAGATGCCAATCTATGAGCAAGGACAGTTAAAAGAGGTAATACAGCTCCAGTATTCTCTTGATTCAATCAAAGCCTATTTAAATAAACATACTAAACATAGCGATATCAAGATAACTCTAGTAGATGAGAATAAAACAGTATTGAGCAGTTTTCGGTCTGATCTCAAAACCGGAGGTTTATTTGATCGAGTCAAGCCTAGCACTAATAACAGTCAAAAGTCTGAATTCTACCACTGGCTACCGAATACGGATATGCCCTTAATAAAGTTATGGAGGAATTCATTCTATATTCAACAAACGACCTTAAGTAATTTTCCTTTCACAATTATTTTGGAGGTGTCAGCAGCTCCTTATATAGATAATCTACAGGCTATCTACGTACGGGAAATGTCGATCATGCTCGCCATTATTTTAGGGGCTATTTTATTAGCACAAAAGATTAGCCAGAGAATTGTCGATCCTATTTTAAGACTGACCGATATGACGACAAACTTACCGAAAAAAATCATAGAGAAGAGGGTACTTGAATGGCCTCGTAGTTATCTCAAAGAAATCAATCTGCTCATTACTAACTTTATGCAAATGACAGCTACGCTCGAACAACAGTTTGATGAAATTAAGGATACGAATAAAACGTTAGAAAATCGTGTACAACAACGGACTACCGAATTACAAGTAGCCTTGAGAGATCGTCAAGAGGCTCTCGCAAAAGTAGAGCAGACTCAGCTACACATTGTGCAGAGTGAGAAGATGTCAGCACTGGGGAATTTAGTGGCTGGCGTTGCTCATGAGATTAATAATCCTATAGGATGCATTATCGGCAATGTGGGAGCAATTCAGGATTACATTAGTGACTTACTGAAATTGTTAGATCTCTATGCCCAAGAGTGGCCTAAACCGAGTGAAACCATTGAAGAAGAGCTAGATATCATTGATCTCGACTTTGTGAAAAAGGATCTATCTAAATTGATCCATGCCATGAAAGATGGGGGACAACGAATTAAGTTAATTAGCCAAAGTCTACGAACTTTTTCTCGTGCCGATACAGACCAGAAACAATTTTTCAACCTTCATGATGGTATCGATAGCACCGTCCTCATCTTGCGTCATCGTCTTAAAGCAAATGAAACAAGACCGGCCATTGAAGTGGTTACTGACTATGGAGAACTACCCGAGGTTGCTTGTTTTCCGGGCCAGTTAAATCAAGTATTCATGAACATTTTGGCCAATGCCATTGATGCTCTTGAAGAGACCAATCAGGGTAAAACCTACCAGGAAATCGCAGCCAATCCCAATGTAATTATTATTCAAACCCAACTGCTTGAGCAGCAGGTCACTATTCAAATTGAAGATAACGGTTGTGGCATGTCAACAGAGACAGCAGCGCGGATGTTTGAACAAGGATTTACCACTAAAGCAATAGGTAAAGGCACTGGACTCGGCATGGC from [Leptolyngbya] sp. PCC 7376 includes:
- a CDS encoding ATP-binding protein, giving the protein MMSWKSEPLFKLAIFILLGYLGNVINMPLFFGVDFIFGSIFTLLITQVYGVTWGCLSTFIVSLHTIALWGHPYAVIIFTLEAFFIGIKNQKKEKNLLLIDSLYWICIGIPLVLIFYGLIIKISTQSVLLIMLKQAINGIFNALIASLLLTYTPLNSYLFTGTEPKKIRFQHQLLSLLVCCIILPAQILMIVYSRQVMANIQTEIPEKLQLVSAQVTEELQDFDSNRKFLLSQISSILTDSKYDLNQTERINLIQSIKPQTVELQINKETALKNTDSLFLDWSEQTKRDGTEKTDIEIINQMPIYEQGQLKEVIQLQYSLDSIKAYLNKHTKHSDIKITLVDENKTVLSSFRSDLKTGGLFDRVKPSTNNSQKSEFYHWLPNTDMPLIKLWRNSFYIQQTTLSNFPFTIILEVSAAPYIDNLQAIYVREMSIMLAIILGAILLAQKISQRIVDPILRLTDMTTNLPKKIIEKRVLEWPRSYLKEINLLITNFMQMTATLEQQFDEIKDTNKTLENRVQQRTTELQVALRDRQEALAKVEQTQLHIVQSEKMSALGNLVAGVAHEINNPIGCIIGNVGAIQDYISDLLKLLDLYAQEWPKPSETIEEELDIIDLDFVKKDLSKLIHAMKDGGQRIKLISQSLRTFSRADTDQKQFFNLHDGIDSTVLILRHRLKANETRPAIEVVTDYGELPEVACFPGQLNQVFMNILANAIDALEETNQGKTYQEIAANPNVIIIQTQLLEQQVTIQIEDNGCGMSTETAARMFEQGFTTKAIGKGTGLGMAIANQIITEKHGGTLTNTSRIGQGSIFKITLPL